In Salmo trutta chromosome 28, fSalTru1.1, whole genome shotgun sequence, one DNA window encodes the following:
- the LOC115165308 gene encoding uncharacterized protein LOC115165308 isoform X3 yields MGVRLLLLYGCQVTAAIWVSGYYYLGVRLLLLYGCQVTATIWVSGYYYYMGVRLLLLSGCQVTATIWVSGYYYYMGVRLLLLSGCQVTTIWVSGYCYYMGVRLLLLSGCQVTATIWVSGYCYYMGVRLLLLSGCQVTATIWVSGYYYYMGVRLLLLSGCQVTTIWVSGYCYYMGVRLLLLSGCQVTATIWVSGYCYYLGVRLLLLSGCQVTTIWVSGYYYLGVRLLLLSGCQVTTTIWVSGYYYYLGVRLLLLSGCQVTTTIWVSGYCYYLGVRLLLLSGCQVTAAIWVSGYYYYLGVRLLLLSGCQVLLLSGCQVTTTIWVSGYCCYLGVRLLLLSGCQVTTTIWVPGYCYYLGVRLLLLSGCQVTTIWVSGYYYLGVRLLLSGCQVTATIWVSGYCYYQGVRLLLSGCQVTATIWVSGYYCVM; encoded by the coding sequence ATGGGTGTCAGGTTACTGCTGCTATATGGGTGTCAGGTTACTGCTGCTATCTGGGTGTCAGGTTACTACTATCTGGGTGTCAGGTTACTGCTACTATATGGGTGTCAGGTTACTGCTACTATCTGGGTGTCAGGTTACTACTACTATATGGGTGTCAGGTTACTGCTGCTATCTGGGTGTCAGGTTACTGCTACTATCTGGGTGTCAGGTTACTACTACTATATGGGTGTCAGGTTACTGCTGCTATCTGGGTGTCAGGTTACTACTATCTGGGTGTCAGGTTACTGCTACTATATGGGTGTCAGGTTACTGCTACTATCTGGGTGTCAGGTTACTGCTACTATCTGGGTGTCAGGTTACTGCTACTATATGGGTGTCAGGTTACTGCTGCTATCTGGGTGTCAGGTTACTGCTACTATCTGGGTGTCAGGTTACTACTACTATATGGGTGTCAGGTTACTGCTGCTATCTGGGTGTCAGGTTACTACTATCTGGGTGTCAGGTTACTGCTACTATATGGGTGTCAGGTTACTGCTACTATCTGGGTGTCAGGTTACTGCTACTATCTGGGTGTCAGGTTACTGCTACTATCTGGGTGTCAGGTTACTGCTACTATCTGGGTGTCAGGTTACTACTATCTGGGTGTCAGGTTACTACTATCTGGGTGTCAGGTTACTGCTGCTATCTGGGTGTCAGGTTACTACTACTATCTGGGTGTCAGGTTACTACTACTATCTGGGTGTCAGGTTACTACTACTATCTGGGTGTCAGGTTACTACTACTATCTGGGTGTCAGGTTACTGCTACTATCTGGGTGTCAGGTTACTGCTACTATCTGGGTGTCAGGTTACTGCTGCTATCTGGGTGTCAGGTTACTACTACTATCTGGGTGTCAGGTTACTACTACTATCTGGGTGTCAGGTACTACTACTATCTGGGTGTCAGGTTACTACTACTATCTGGGTGTCAGGTTACTGCTGCTATCTGGGTGTCAGGTTACTACTACTATCTGGGTGTCAGGTTACTACTACTATCTGGGTGCCAGGTTACTGCTACTATCTGGGTGTCAGGTTACTACTACTATCTGGGTGTCAGGTTACTACTATCTGGGTGTCAGGTTACTACTATCTGGGTGTCAGGTTACTACTATCTGGGTGCCAGGTTACTGCTACTATCTGGGTGTCAGGTTACTGCTACTATCAGGGTGTCAGGTTACTACTATCTGGGTGTCAGGTTACTGCTACTATCTGGGTGTCAGGTTACTACTGTGTCATGTAG
- the LOC115165308 gene encoding uncharacterized protein LOC115165308 isoform X2, whose amino-acid sequence MGVRLLLLYGCQVTAAIWVSGYYYLGVRLLLLYGCQVTATIWVSGYYYYMGVRLLLLSGCQVTATIWVSGYCYYLGVRLLLLSGCQVTATIWVSGYCCYLGVRLLLLSGCQVTTTIWVSGYCCYLGVRLLLSGCQVTATIWVSGYCYYLGVRLLLLSGCQVTATIWVSGYCYYLGVRLLLSGCQVTTIWVSGYCCYLGVRLLLLSGCQVTTTIWVSGYYYYLGVRLLLLSGCQVTATIWVSGYCYYLGVRLLLLSGCQVTTTIWVSGYYYYLGVRYYYYLGVRLLLLSGCQVTAAIWVSGYYYYLGVRLLLLSGCQVTATIWVSGYYYYLGVRLLLSGCQVTTIWVSGYYYLGARLLLLSGCQVTATIRVSGYYYLGVRLLLLSGCQVTTVSCSLCIVS is encoded by the exons ATGGGTGTCAGGTTACTGCTGCTATATGGGTGTCAGGTTACTGCTGCTATCTGGGTGTCAGGTTACTACTATCTGGGTGTCAGGTTACTGCTACTATATGGGTGTCAGGTTACTGCTACTATCTGGGTGTCAGGTTACTACTACTATATGGGTGTCAGGTTACTGCTGCTATCTGGGTGTCAGGTTACTGCTACTATCTGGGTGTCAG GTTACTGCTACTATCTGGGTGTCAGGTTACTGCTACTATCTGGGTGTCAGGTTACTGCTACTATATGGGTGTCAGGTTACTGCTGCTATCTGGGTGTCAGGTTACTGCTACTATCTGGGTGTCAGGTTACTACTACTATATGGGTGTCAGGTTACTGCTGCTATCTGGGTGTCAGGTTACTACTATCTGGGTGTCAGGTTACTGCTACTATATGGGTGTCAGGTTACTGCTACTATCTGGGTGTCAGGTTACTGCTACTATCTGGGTGTCAGGTTACTGCTACTATCTGGGTGTCAGGTTACTGCTACTATCTGGGTGTCAGGTTACTACTATCTGGGTGTCAGGTTACTACTATCTGGGTGTCAGGTTACTGCTGCTATCTGGGTGTCAGGTTACTACTACTATCTGGGTGTCAGGTTACTACTACTATCTGGGTGTCAGGTTACTACTACTATCTGGGTGTCAGGTTACTACTACTATCTGGGTGTCAGGTTACTGCTACTATCTGGGTGTCAGGTTACTGCTACTATCTGGGTGTCAGGTTACTGCTGCTATCTGGGTGTCAGGTTACTACTACTATCTGGGTGTCAGGTTACTACTACTATCTGGGTGTCAGGTACTACTACTATCTGGGTGTCAGGTTACTACTACTATCTGGGTGTCAGGTTACTGCTGCTATCTGGGTGTCAGGTTACTACTACTATCTGGGTGTCAGGTTACTACTACTATCTGGGTGCCAGGTTACTGCTACTATCTGGGTGTCAGGTTACTACTACTATCTGGGTGTCAGGTTACTACTATCTGGGTGTCAGGTTACTACTATCTGGGTGTCAGGTTACTACTATCTGGGTGCCAGGTTACTGCTACTATCTGGGTGTCAGGTTACTGCTACTATCAGGGTGTCAGGTTACTACTATCTGGGTGTCAGGTTACTGCTACTATCTGGGTGTCAGGTTACTACTGTGTCATGTAGTCTCTGTATTGTATCATGA
- the LOC115165308 gene encoding uncharacterized protein LOC115165308 isoform X1: MAIYIPIDWIVTTIWVSGYCYYLGVRLLLLSGCQVTATIWVSGYCCYLGVRLLLLSGCQVTTTIWVSGYCCYLGVRLLLLSGCQVTAAIWVSGYCYYLGVRLLLLSGCQVTAAIWVSGYCYYLGVRLLLYGCQVTAAIWVSGYCCYLGVRLLLSGCQVTATIWVSGYCYYLGVRLLLLYGCQVTAAIWVSGYCYYLGVRLLLLYGCQVTAAIWVSGYYYLGVRLLLLYGCQVTATIWVSGYCYYLGVRLLLLYGCQVTAAIWVSGYCYYLGVRLLLLYGCQVTAAIWVSGYYYLGVRLLLLYGCQVTATIWVSGYCYYLGVRLLLLSGCQVTTTIWVSGYYYYLGVRLLLLSGCQVTTTIWVSGYCYYLGVRLLLLSGCQVTAAIWVSGYYYYLGVRLLLLSGCQVLLLSGCQVTTTIWVSGYCCYLGVRLLLLSGCQVTTTIWVPGYCYYLGVRLLLLSGCQVTTIWVSGYYYLGVRLLLSGCQVTATIWVSGYCYYQGVRLLLSGCQVTATIWVSGYYCVM, from the exons ATGGCAATATATATACCCATAGACTGGATAGTTACTACTATCTGGGTGTCAGGTTACTGCTACTATCTGGGTGTCAGGTTACTGCTGCTATCTGGGTGTCAGGTTACTGCTACTATCTGGGTGTCAGGTTACTGCTGCTATCTGGGTGTCAGGTTACTGCTACTATCTGGGTGTCAGGTTACTACTACTATCTGGGTGTCAGGTTACTGCTGCTATCTGGGTGTCAGGTTACTGCTGCTATCTGGGTGTCAGGTTACTGCTGCTATCTGGGTGTCAGGTTACTGCTACTATCTGGGTGTCAGGTTACTGCTGCTATCTGGGTGTCAGGTTACTGCTGCTATCTGGGTGTCAGGTTACTGCTACTATCTGGGTGTCAGGTTACTACTATATGGGTGTCAGGTTACTGCTGCTATATGGGTGTCAGGTTACTGCTGCTATCTGGGTGTCAGGTTACTACTATCTGGGTGTCAGGTTACTGCTACTATATGGGTGTCAGGTTACTGCTACTATCTGGGTGTCAGGTTACTACTACTATATGGGTGTCAGGTTACTGCTGCTATCTGGGTGTCAGGTTACTGCTACTATCTGGGTGTCAGGTTACTACTACTATATGGGTGTCAGGTTACTGCTGCTATCTGGGTGTCAGGTTACTACTATCTGGGTGTCAGGTTACTGCTACTATATGGGTGTCAGGTTACTGCTACTATCTGGGTGTCAGGTTACTGCTACTATCTGGGTGTCAGGTTACTGCTACTATATGGGTGTCAGGTTACTGCTGCTATCTGGGTGTCAGGTTACTGCTACTATCTGGGTGTCAGGTTACTACTACTATATGGGTGTCAGGTTACTGCTGCTATCTGGGTGTCAGGTTACTACTATCTGGGTGTCAGGTTACTGCTACTATATGGGTGTCAGGTTACTGCTACTATCTGGGTGTCAGGTTACTGCTACTATCTGGGTGTCAGGTTACTGCTACTATCTGGGTGTCAG GTTACTACTACTATCTGGGTGTCAGGTTACTACTACTATCTGGGTGTCAGGTTACTACTACTATCTGGGTGTCAGGTTACTACTACTATCTGGGTGTCAGGTTACTGCTACTATCTGGGTGTCAGGTTACTGCTACTATCTGGGTGTCAGGTTACTGCTGCTATCTGGGTGTCAGGTTACTACTACTATCTGGGTGTCAGGTTACTACTACTATCTGGGTGTCAGGTACTACTACTATCTGGGTGTCAGGTTACTACTACTATCTGGGTGTCAGGTTACTGCTGCTATCTGGGTGTCAGGTTACTACTACTATCTGGGTGTCAGGTTACTACTACTATCTGGGTGCCAGGTTACTGCTACTATCTGGGTGTCAGGTTACTACTACTATCTGGGTGTCAGGTTACTACTATCTGGGTGTCAGGTTACTACTATCTGGGTGTCAGGTTACTACTATCTGGGTGCCAGGTTACTGCTACTATCTGGGTGTCAGGTTACTGCTACTATCAGGGTGTCAGGTTACTACTATCTGGGTGTCAGGTTACTGCTACTATCTGGGTGTCAGGTTACTACTGTGTCATGTAG